Proteins encoded in a region of the Uloborus diversus isolate 005 chromosome 1, Udiv.v.3.1, whole genome shotgun sequence genome:
- the LOC129217527 gene encoding E3 ubiquitin-protein ligase MYLIP-like, with protein MVDTLCLKTVIFSNVMSDFAGVVAENVIYVIQLIFRAILLILQLGPNLIICLYQLVIYLLNHLWAALNILLSAVLNVLCNLGLYFLNVIFNVPPKAYLGLILLVTLIYMHKYFSMSLKIYALFLLAFISKVIEIIIQYVHAFLKSTTKIFIKLFRRRNSSHLVNERNNHQHTNRISKIYNCLRAKRNILTFSFYKTDDIADEKVKYLQQELTAAIDRQLCIICHERERNVIFFPCRHLCLCKECTETLQRLFQDCPICRMRILNVLPVYT; from the coding sequence ATGGTGGATACATTGTGCTTGAAAACTGTGATTTTCAGTAATGTCATGAGTGATTTTGCTGGAGTTGTTGCTGAAAATGTCATTTATGTgattcaacttattttcagagctattcttttaattttacagTTAGGTCCTAATCTTATAATTTGCCTGTAtcaattagttatttatttactcaatcaTTTATGGGCTGCATTAAATATACTTTTATCTGCAGTATTAAATGTACTGTGCAATCTAGGGTTATATTttcttaatgtaatttttaatgtaCCACCAAAGGCATATCTTGGTTTAATTCTTCttgttacattaatttacatgcacaaatatttttcaatgagtTTAAAGATATATGCTTTATTTCTTTTAGCATTCATTAGTAAAGTAATTGAAATCATCATCCAATATGTTcatgcatttttgaaatctaCCACAAAGATATTTATAAAGTTGTTTAGAAGAAGAAATTCATCTCACTTGGTAAATGAAAGGAACAATCACCAACACACAAATAGAATAAGCAAGATTTATAATTGTTTGAGAGCTAAACgtaatattttgacattttccttttacaaaactgATGACATTGCTGATGAGAAAGTCAAATATTTGCAGCAAGAACTAACTGCTGCTATTGATCGGCAGCTTTGCATAATCTGTCATGAAAGAGAGAGAAACGTTATATTTTTTCCTTGTCGACATTTATGCTTGTGTAAAGAATGTACAGAAACACTACAACGGCTTTTTCAAGACTGCCCTATATGTCGTATGAGAATATTGAATGTGTTGCCAGTGTATACATAA